In Citrus sinensis cultivar Valencia sweet orange chromosome 4, DVS_A1.0, whole genome shotgun sequence, one DNA window encodes the following:
- the LOC107174315 gene encoding LOW QUALITY PROTEIN: UDP-glucosyltransferase 29-like (The sequence of the model RefSeq protein was modified relative to this genomic sequence to represent the inferred CDS: inserted 1 base in 1 codon) yields MSNTQRNYSVLMFPWLAHGHAFPFLELAKKLAKRSNFHICFCSTPSILNSIKQSDKFSLSIQLIELHLPSSPELPPQYHTTKGLPPHLMPTLKKAFDMASSSFFNILKNLSPDILIYDLIQPWAPALASSLNIPAVYFLVSSAATSAFMVHAIKKNSSGDAYNDDEEFSFSSIFMHYYYMKSYFSNMVESPSTKRLLQCFERSCNIVLIKSFRELEGKYIDYLSDLIKKKVVPVGPLVQDPIEQSDHEKGVTEIIQWLDKKERSSTVFVSFGSEYFLSKEEMEDIALGLELSGVNFIWVVRFPXGVKVKVDEELPESFLERTKERAMVIEGWAPQMKILGHPSIGGFVSHSGWSSVMESMKLGVPIIAMPMHVDQPLNARLVEDVGIGLEVRRNKCGRIQREEMARVIKEVVMEREGEKWERKTREMGEKIKEKGEEEIEWVADELIHICG; encoded by the exons ATGAGTAACACACAGAGAAACTATAGTGTGTTGATGTTCCCATGGTTAGCTCATGGTCACGCATTTCCATTTCTAGAGCTAGCCAAGAAGCTTGCCAAGAGATCAAATTTCCACATATGTTTTTGTTCAACGCCATCCATTCTCAATTCCATTAAACAATCGGATAAATTTTCACTCTCAATACAACTTATTGAGCTTCATCTCCCCTCATCGCCGGAGCTTCCTCCTCAGTATCACACGACTAAAGGTTTGCCGCCTCATCTCATGCCCACTCTCAAAAAGGCCTTTGACATGGCTAGCTCTAGTTTCTTCAACATACTGAAAAATCTAAGCCCcgatattttgatttatgatTTGATTCAGCCCTGGGCGCCGGCGCTAGCTTCGTCACTTAATATTCCGGctgtttattttcttgttagcTCTGCAGCGACGAGCGCTTTCATGGTTCACGCCATTAAGAAAAACTCATCAGGTGATGCTTacaatgatgatgaagagttttctttttcatcaatttttatgcattattattatatgaaatCCTATTTTTCCAACATGGTTGAGTCACCATCTACAAAAAGGCTTCTTCAATGCTTCGAACGCTCCTGCAACATCGTCTTGATCAAGAGTTTCCGTGAACTCGAAGGGAAATACATTGATTATCTATCTGATTTGATAAAGAAGAAGGTGGTTCCTGTTGGCCCTCTAGTTCAAGACCCTATTGAGCAAAGTGATCATGAAAAGGGAGTAACGGAAATCATTCAGTGGCTTGACAAGAAGGAGAGATCATCAACggtgtttgtttcttttggtAGTGAGTACTTTCTATCCAAAGAAGAAATGGAAGATATAGCCCTAGGGTTAGAGTTAAGTGGAGTAAATTTCATTTGGGTTGTTAGGTTTC TGGGAGTGAAAGTTAAGGTTGATGAAGAGTTGCCAGAGAGTTTTCTAGAGAGGACTAAAGAGAGAGCAATGGTTATCGAAGGTTGGGCCCCGCAAATGAAGATTCTAGGGCACCCTAGCATCGGAGGTTTTGTGAGTCACTCTGGATGGAGTTCAGTGATGGAGAGCATGAAGCTTGGTGTTCCAATTATCGCGATGCCCATGCATGTTGATCAGCCACTGAATGCAAGATTGGTTGAAGATGTTGGCATTGGACTAGAGGTAAGAAGAAACAAGTGTGGGAGGATTCAGAGGGAAGAGATGGCAAGGGTTATCAAAGAGGTGGTAAtggagagagagggagagaaatgggagagaaaaacaagagaaatgggagagaaaataaaagagaaagggGAGGAAGAGATAGAATGGGTAGCGGATGAATTGATCCATATTTGTGGATGA
- the LOC107174316 gene encoding protein FAR1-RELATED SEQUENCE 5-like: MEYLENEHAFEELQETRVNDVNEIVEPNKSYGKQEGFPMKVRSTKKGTDGIVKYATFACGCSGKSESKSANALKPKPNVKNGCDAKIGGCLNEDGKWVLRTLNLQHNHGLSPDKARYFPCNCRISTSAKKRIEMNDCVGIRIAQNFNSIVVGASGYENVPFLEKDCRNFVDKTRRVQLEEEDAMTLLKYFQKKAAYKYFGDVITFDTTYLTNKYDMPFAPFVGVNHHGQSILLGCGLISREDTKIFTWLFEAWLSCMFDSPPLGIIIDQDRAMQKAIENVFPTTRHRWCLWHIMKKVPEKLGAFKEREGIISSLLFAVYDSLSSDAFEEAWHCMITEYDLWDNDWLNGLYEERHCWVPCYLKGYFWAGMSTTQRSESMNAFFDGFVNSKTNLKQFVKQYENALRRKAELEWQADAKCFSKRTPCVSRYEMERQVEEVYTISKFKEFQEELTALMYCDISDSVGSIYQIIESFGQGRRGFFEVVFEEAECEVTCICSKFQFRGILCKHALAVLICNSVELLPERYILSRWRKDVRRCYSKLKVCYGVQNLTIQQERYEKMCNAFSEVADVASDDENSYKTVLDWIEKAMKDLPKQIRCESVGKTSTGGASCSSNKQINSESVERTVIGEVSCGSNNVQLALNDPVVTRRKGRPPCLRKESSIRKKSVQKNKFAQKNKDLQQTAPSSYHVPNEISTQGSNIATVPMYQSQFGVSNIYQPFPYNWHTQPVPPYTSQLHYSSPSMTYQGSQSENFQQLQQRNEDNNDDT; this comes from the exons atGGAGTATTTGGAAAATGAGCATGCATTTGAAGAGTTGCAAGAAACAAGAGTTAACGatgtaaatgaaattgtgGAACCGAACAAAT CTTATGGTAAACAAGAGGGGTTTCCTATGAAGGTTCGAAGTACTAAGAAGGGGACCGATGGAATTGTAAAATATGCGACATTTGCATGTGGGTGTAGCGGCAAGTCAGAAAGTAAATCTGCTAATGCATTAAAGCCGAAACCGAACGTGAAAAATGGTTGTGATGCAAAAATTGGAGGTTGTTTAAATGAAGATGGAAAATGGGTTCTTCGAACTTTAAATCTTCAGCACAACCATGGATTGAGTCCAGACAAAGCTAGGTATTTCCCATGCAATTGCAGAATTAGTACAAGCGCTAAAAAGCgaattgaaatgaatgattGTGTAGGAATTAGAATAGcccaaaatttcaattctatTGTTGTTGGAGCTAGTGGATATGAAAATGTGCCATTCttagaaaaagattgtagAAATTTTGTTGACAAAACAAGGCGAGTACAACTTGAGGAAGAAgatgctatgacacttttaAAGTACTTCCAGAAAAA GGCAGcttacaaatattttggagATGTCATCACATTTGACACTACATATCTGACCAACAAGTATGACATGCCATTTGCACCCTTTGTTGGAGTTAATCACCATGGACAGTCTATTTTGTTGGGATGCGGATTGATTTCACGCGAGGATACGAAGATATTTACGTGGTTATTTGAGGCGTGGCTATCATGCATGTTTGATTCTCCTCCCCTTGGTATTATTATAGATCAAGACAGGGCAATGCAAAAGGcaattgaaaatgtttttccTACTACTAGGCACCGATGGTGTTTATGGCACATAATGAAGAAGGTGCCTGAGAAGTTAGGGGCTTTCAAAGAACGTGAAGGTATTATATCTTCCCTACTCTTTGCTGTATATGATTCACTGAGTTCTGATGCGTTTGAGGAAGCTTGGCATTGCATGATTACAGAATATGATTTGTGGGATAATGATTGGTTAAATGGTTTATACGAGGAGAGGCATTGTTGGGTCCCATGCTATTTAAAAGGCTATTTTTGGGCAGGAATGTCAACAACTCAGCGAAGTGAAAGTATGAATGCATTTTTCGATGGATTTGTTAACTCAAAAACAAATCTGAAACAGTTTGTAAAGcaatatgaaaatgcattGAGGAGGAAAGCTGAATTAGAATGGCAAGCAGATGCCAAGTGTTTTAGTAAAAGGACACCATGTGTATCAAGATATGAGATGGAGAGGCAAGTTGAAGAAGTGTACACCATTTCCAAGTTTAAAGAATTTCAAGAAGAATTGACTGCTCTGATGTATTGTGATATCTCGGATTCTGTGGGAtcaatatatcaaataattgaatcaTTTGGGCAAGGTCGGAGAGGCTTCTTTGAGGTTGTTTTTGAAGAAGCTGAGTGTGAAGTTACTTGTATATGTTCAAAATTCCAGTTTAGGGGGATTCTTTGCAAACATGCCCTTGCAGTGCTGATATGTAACTCAGTTGAATTACTTCCAGAAAGATACATTTTATCAAGGTGGAGAAAAGATGTGAGGAGATGTTATAGTAAGCTGAAAGTTTGTTATGGTGTGCAGAATTTGACCATCCAACAAGAAAGATATGAAAAAATGTGTAACGCTTTCAGTGAGGTTGCAGACGTAGCCTCTGATGATGAAAATAGCTATAAAACGgtgttggattggattgagaaAGCAATGAAGGATCTGCCCAAGCAAATTCGTTGTGAAAGTGTGGGAAAAACTAGTACTGGTGGAGCAAGTTGTAGCagcaataaacaaattaacagTGAGAGTGTGGAAAGAACTGTTATTGGCGAAGTAAGTTGTGGCAGCAACAATGTTCAGCTTGCACTAAATGATCCAGTAGTGACACGTCGTAAAGGCCGTCCACCTTGCCTGAGGAAAGAATCTTCGATTCGAAAGAAATCCGTTCAAAAGAACAAGTTCGCACAAAAAAATAAG GATTTACAACAAACTGCCCCATCATCTTATCATGTGCCTAATGAAATCTCCACACAAGGGAGCAACATAGCCACG gtACCTATGTACCAATCCCAATTCGGTGTAAGCAACATTTATCAACCATTTCCTTATAATTGGCATACA CAACCAGTCCCACCGTATACTTCGCAGTTGCATTATTCTTCTCCTTCGATGACTTATCAAGGATCTCAAAGTGAGAATTTCCAACAGTTACAGCAGCGTAATGaagataataatgatgatactTGA